The genomic stretch GTTGAAGCCGAACCAGCCCACCCAGAGCAGGGCGGCCCCCAGGACCGTGAGGGGGAGGTTATGGGGAGGCATCGGCTCGACCCGGTAGCCGCGGCGCTTGCCCACGAGGAGCGCGGCCGCAAGGGCCGAGACCCCGGAGCTGATGTGGACCACCGTCCCGCCCGCGAAGTCCAGGGCCCCCATCTCGCGCATCCAGCCCTTGACCCCCCAGACCCAGTGGGCCAGGGGGTTGTAGATGAAGGTGGCCCAGAGCAGCGTGAAGACCAGGAAGCTGCCGAACTTCATCCGCTCGGCGAAGGCGCCGGTGATGAGCGCCGGCGTGATGATGGCGAACATCATCTGGTAGATCATGAAGGTCTGGTGGGGGATCG from Candidatus Methylomirabilis sp. encodes the following:
- a CDS encoding ammonium transporter, whose amino-acid sequence is MLASSALVLMMTIPGLALFYGGMVRRQNALGTIMQSFIIVAVISIEWILWGYTTAFGPDVRGLIGDLSWFGLMGVGLDPNPDYAGTIPHQTFMIYQMMFAIITPALITGAFAERMKFGSFLVFTLLWATFIYNPLAHWVWGVKGWMREMGALDFAGGTVVHISSGVSALAAALLVGKRRGYRVEPMPPHNLPLTVLGAALLWVGWFGFN